A genomic window from Streptomyces broussonetiae includes:
- a CDS encoding quaternary amine ABC transporter ATP-binding protein, which translates to MSATVPTRKPPTGAGADTPVFAVSGLWKVFGPKSERVPADPELTALDPAGLRARTGCTAAVRDVSFDVRKGEVFVVMGLSGSGKSTLVRCLTRLIEPTAGTIAIDGEDVRAMDKARLRELRRHRAAMVFQHFGLLPHRTVLDNVAYGLEIQGVGRAERRERAAEVVKKVGLEGMEKRRPSQLSGGQRQRVGLARALAVDPEVLLFDEPFSALDPLIRRDMQDEVARLHREEGRTMVFITHDLAEALKLGDRIALMRDGRVVQLGTPEEIVGSPADDYVREFVREVPREQVMTVRTAMKPGPCGGPEHPGALAPDAVVADAIRTVAGLGAPACVVQDGRCLGVVDHERLLDVVAGLAGTPNTTPEAV; encoded by the coding sequence ATGAGCGCCACCGTCCCCACGCGCAAGCCGCCCACCGGGGCCGGCGCCGACACGCCCGTCTTCGCCGTCTCCGGCCTGTGGAAGGTGTTCGGCCCCAAGTCCGAGCGCGTCCCCGCCGACCCGGAACTCACCGCGCTCGACCCCGCCGGCCTGCGCGCCCGCACCGGCTGCACGGCCGCCGTCCGGGACGTCTCCTTCGACGTCCGCAAGGGCGAGGTCTTCGTCGTCATGGGCCTGTCCGGCTCCGGCAAGTCCACCCTGGTCCGCTGCCTGACCCGGCTCATCGAGCCGACGGCCGGCACCATCGCGATCGACGGCGAGGACGTCCGCGCCATGGACAAGGCCCGCCTGCGCGAGCTGCGCCGGCATCGCGCCGCCATGGTCTTCCAGCACTTCGGGCTGCTCCCGCACCGCACGGTCCTCGACAACGTCGCCTACGGCCTGGAGATCCAGGGCGTCGGCCGGGCCGAACGGCGCGAGCGTGCCGCCGAGGTCGTCAAGAAGGTCGGTCTGGAGGGCATGGAGAAGCGCCGCCCGAGCCAGCTCTCCGGCGGCCAGCGCCAGCGCGTGGGCCTGGCCAGGGCCCTGGCGGTCGACCCCGAGGTCCTCCTCTTCGACGAGCCGTTCAGCGCCCTGGACCCGCTCATCCGGCGCGACATGCAGGACGAGGTGGCCCGGCTGCACCGCGAGGAGGGCCGCACGATGGTCTTCATCACCCACGACCTCGCCGAGGCCCTCAAGCTCGGCGACCGCATCGCCCTGATGCGCGACGGCCGGGTCGTCCAGCTGGGCACCCCGGAGGAGATCGTCGGCTCCCCGGCCGACGACTACGTCCGCGAGTTCGTCCGAGAGGTGCCGCGCGAGCAGGTCATGACCGTGCGTACGGCGATGAAGCCGGGCCCCTGCGGCGGCCCGGAACACCCGGGCGCACTCGCCCCGGACGCGGTGGTCGCGGACGCGATCAGGACGGTGGCCGGCCTCGGCGCCCCCGCCTGCGTGGTCCAGGACGGCCGGTGCCTGGGAGTGGTCGACCACGAGCGTCTGCTGGACGTGGTGGCCGGCCTGGCCGGCACACCGAACACCACCCCGGAGGCCGTCTGA
- a CDS encoding ABC transporter permease — MAALSVSASRTAAPRVLRSRAAGKLLLLALLTAVLLPFLSRWGNGTWPHDLTVSLSKPLTSASNWVIDNRDSHPLFLYFFGYISNAVVLCVRAVYLVLLAAGWTGVTVFGALVAWRVAGVRLAAGTALALLTGGALGMWVPTMQTLALMVAAVLASVVVGALLGLAAGLSDRLDRALRPVLDTMQVLPAFAYLLPVVLVFGIGVPAAVLATVVYAAPPMARLTALGLRGADPEVLEAVESLGATRRQRLLTARIPLARGELLLGLNQTIMMALSMAVIASVIGAGGLGDRVYQALASVDVGQALAAGIPIVLLAIVLDRVTAAAGDDRTAHTSSLPHPSYPRTIGWAYALAVTVAVALAGRLLHGLNWPTGWTLEIAAPVNRAVDWMTAHLYSGVPVVGGTADWAGHFTTWILDPVRSGLQGLPWWSVLLIVAALAWLIGTWATALTAVLAMAAIGVLGVWDPALDTLSQVLAAVAVTLVLGFATGIAAARSDRVERVLRPVLDVFQTMPQFVYLIPVVALFGVGRAPAVAAAVVYALPAVVRITAQGLRQVDPAALESARSLGATGRQQLWQVQLPLARRSLLLAVNQGVVLVLAVVIIGGLVGGGALGYNVAFGLAQGDLATGLVAGAAIVCLGLMLDRVTQPTGRRAKKGA; from the coding sequence ATGGCAGCGCTCTCCGTATCGGCCTCCCGCACCGCCGCACCCCGTGTCCTCAGGAGCCGGGCCGCGGGCAAACTGCTCCTGCTCGCGCTCCTCACCGCCGTCCTCCTGCCCTTCCTCAGCCGTTGGGGCAACGGAACCTGGCCCCACGACCTGACCGTCAGCCTCTCCAAACCCCTGACGTCGGCCAGCAACTGGGTGATCGACAACCGGGACAGCCACCCCCTGTTCCTGTACTTCTTCGGCTACATCAGCAACGCGGTCGTCCTCTGCGTCCGCGCCGTCTACCTCGTCCTGCTCGCCGCGGGCTGGACCGGCGTCACGGTCTTCGGCGCCCTGGTCGCCTGGCGCGTCGCCGGGGTCCGGCTCGCCGCCGGCACGGCCCTCGCCCTCCTGACCGGCGGAGCCCTCGGCATGTGGGTGCCGACCATGCAGACCCTCGCGCTCATGGTCGCGGCCGTCCTCGCCTCCGTGGTCGTCGGCGCGCTGCTCGGCCTCGCCGCCGGCCTGTCCGACCGTCTGGACCGCGCCCTGCGCCCGGTCCTGGACACCATGCAGGTGCTCCCGGCGTTCGCCTACCTCCTCCCCGTCGTCCTGGTCTTCGGCATCGGTGTCCCCGCGGCCGTCCTCGCCACCGTCGTCTACGCCGCCCCGCCGATGGCCCGCCTCACCGCGCTCGGCCTGCGTGGCGCCGACCCCGAAGTCCTGGAGGCCGTGGAGTCGCTCGGCGCGACCCGCCGCCAGCGGCTGCTGACCGCCCGCATCCCGCTGGCCCGGGGGGAACTCCTCCTCGGCCTCAACCAGACGATCATGATGGCGCTGTCCATGGCCGTCATCGCCTCGGTCATCGGCGCCGGCGGCCTCGGTGACCGCGTCTACCAGGCGCTCGCCTCGGTCGACGTCGGCCAGGCACTCGCCGCCGGCATCCCGATCGTGCTGCTCGCGATCGTCCTGGACCGCGTGACCGCCGCCGCGGGCGACGACCGTACGGCGCACACGTCATCCCTGCCGCACCCGTCGTACCCCCGGACCATCGGCTGGGCGTACGCCCTCGCCGTCACCGTGGCCGTCGCCCTGGCCGGCCGCCTGCTGCACGGCCTGAACTGGCCCACCGGCTGGACCCTGGAGATCGCCGCACCGGTCAACCGGGCCGTCGACTGGATGACCGCCCATCTCTACTCCGGCGTCCCGGTCGTCGGCGGCACGGCGGACTGGGCCGGGCACTTCACCACCTGGATCCTGGACCCGGTCCGCAGCGGCCTGCAGGGGCTGCCCTGGTGGTCGGTGCTGCTGATCGTCGCCGCGCTCGCCTGGCTGATCGGCACCTGGGCCACCGCCCTGACCGCCGTCCTCGCGATGGCCGCGATCGGGGTGCTCGGCGTCTGGGACCCGGCCCTCGACACCCTCTCCCAGGTGCTGGCCGCCGTCGCCGTCACCCTGGTGCTGGGCTTCGCGACCGGTATCGCCGCCGCCCGCAGCGACCGTGTGGAGCGCGTCCTGCGGCCCGTCCTGGACGTCTTCCAGACGATGCCGCAGTTCGTGTACCTGATCCCGGTCGTCGCGCTGTTCGGGGTGGGCCGCGCGCCCGCCGTCGCCGCGGCCGTCGTCTACGCCCTGCCGGCCGTCGTCCGGATCACCGCGCAGGGCCTGCGCCAGGTCGACCCGGCCGCGCTGGAGTCGGCGCGCTCGCTCGGCGCGACCGGCCGGCAGCAGCTGTGGCAGGTCCAGCTCCCGCTCGCCAGACGCTCGTTGTTGCTCGCCGTCAACCAGGGCGTGGTCCTGGTCCTCGCCGTCGTCATCATCGGCGGCCTGGTCGGCGGCGGCGCCCTCGGCTACAACGTCGCCTTCGGCCTCGCCCAGGGCGACCTCGCCACCGGCCTGGTGGCCGGTGCCGCCATCGTCTGCCTGGGCCTGATGCTGGACCGGGTGACCCAGCCGACCGGCCGACGCGCGAAGAAGGGAGCCTGA
- a CDS encoding ABC transporter substrate-binding protein → MRARTTLAVGSLLMLTATGCGAADMTKQASPFANAQGAKSVTLSVQSWVGAQSNVAVAQYLLEHKLGYRVDTVQVDEVPAWDALSQGRVDAILEDWGHPDQEKRYVEDKKTIARAGDLGVTGHIGWFVPTYLVKQHPDITNWKNLNKYASLFRTPESGGKGQLMDGSPSYVTNDKALVSNLKLDYQVVFAGSEAAQITQMKQFAKEKKPFLTYWYSPQWLFKKVPMTEVQLPPYKDGCDADPAKIACAYPHTPLQKYLNADFAKSGGRAAAFLKKFQWTTEDQNEVSLLIADQKLSPEDAAKKWVDSHPDVWRKWLS, encoded by the coding sequence ATGCGCGCACGTACGACACTCGCGGTGGGCTCGCTGCTGATGCTGACCGCCACCGGCTGCGGTGCCGCCGACATGACCAAGCAGGCCTCGCCGTTCGCGAACGCCCAGGGCGCCAAGTCCGTGACCCTGTCCGTGCAGTCCTGGGTGGGCGCGCAGTCCAACGTGGCCGTCGCCCAGTACCTCCTGGAGCACAAGCTCGGCTACCGCGTCGACACCGTCCAGGTCGACGAGGTGCCCGCGTGGGACGCGCTCAGCCAGGGCCGCGTCGACGCGATCCTGGAGGACTGGGGCCACCCGGACCAGGAGAAGCGGTACGTCGAGGACAAGAAGACCATCGCCCGGGCCGGCGACCTCGGGGTGACCGGCCACATCGGCTGGTTCGTGCCGACCTACCTGGTCAAGCAGCACCCCGACATCACGAACTGGAAGAACCTCAACAAGTACGCCTCCCTGTTCCGTACCCCGGAGAGCGGCGGCAAGGGCCAGCTGATGGACGGCTCCCCGTCCTACGTCACCAACGACAAGGCCCTGGTGAGCAACCTGAAGCTGGACTACCAGGTGGTCTTCGCCGGTTCCGAGGCGGCGCAGATCACCCAGATGAAGCAGTTCGCCAAGGAGAAGAAGCCCTTCCTGACCTACTGGTACTCGCCCCAGTGGCTGTTCAAGAAGGTGCCCATGACGGAGGTGCAGCTGCCGCCGTACAAGGACGGCTGCGACGCGGACCCGGCGAAGATCGCCTGCGCCTATCCGCACACTCCGCTGCAGAAGTACCTCAACGCCGACTTCGCGAAGTCCGGCGGTAGGGCGGCGGCCTTCCTGAAGAAGTTCCAGTGGACGACCGAGGACCAGAACGAGGTCTCCCTGCTGATCGCCGACCAGAAGCTGTCGCCCGAGGACGCGGCGAAGAAGTGGGTGGACAGCCACCCCGACGTGTGGCGGAAGTGGCTGTCCTGA
- a CDS encoding isocitrate lyase/PEP mutase family protein, with the protein MSKVDVFRALHLQRAQGDPLVLPGPWDAAGARVFVEAGFPALATPSGGVAAALGYADGSTPADEMFAAVARITRAVQVPVSADVESGYGLAPKELVERLLEAGAVGCNLEDSEGGVLKDPHRQAEFLAEVRSAAADRLFVNARVDTFVHGDKDPEQAIERAALYVAAGADCVYPILAPADVLPLLRAGIQGPININARLAGEGPSPAELGELGATRVTFASGIQRWATAALVELARGLAR; encoded by the coding sequence ATGAGCAAGGTCGACGTGTTCCGCGCACTGCACCTCCAGCGCGCCCAGGGCGATCCGCTGGTCCTGCCCGGCCCCTGGGACGCGGCCGGGGCCCGGGTGTTCGTCGAGGCCGGGTTCCCGGCACTGGCCACGCCGAGCGGAGGGGTGGCCGCCGCACTCGGGTACGCGGACGGGTCCACCCCTGCCGACGAGATGTTCGCGGCCGTCGCCCGGATCACGCGGGCGGTGCAGGTGCCGGTGTCGGCGGACGTCGAGAGCGGGTACGGGCTCGCGCCAAAGGAGCTGGTGGAGCGGCTCCTGGAGGCCGGTGCCGTCGGCTGCAACCTCGAGGACTCCGAGGGGGGTGTCCTCAAGGACCCGCACCGGCAGGCCGAGTTCCTTGCCGAGGTGCGCTCGGCAGCCGCCGACCGGCTGTTCGTCAACGCCCGCGTCGACACGTTCGTACACGGCGACAAGGACCCCGAACAGGCCATCGAGCGAGCCGCGTTGTACGTGGCGGCGGGCGCCGACTGCGTCTACCCCATCCTTGCTCCGGCGGACGTGCTGCCGCTGCTGCGAGCCGGGATCCAGGGCCCGATCAACATCAACGCCCGCCTGGCGGGCGAGGGCCCCTCGCCCGCCGAACTCGGCGAACTCGGGGCCACGCGCGTCACGTTCGCGTCCGGGATTCAGCGGTGGGCCACCGCTGCGCTGGTCGAGCTGGCCCGCGGTCTGGCACGCTGA
- a CDS encoding carboxymuconolactone decarboxylase family protein — protein sequence MSALSAAAKKGLGDPVLAELVMIRASQINHCAFCLDMHLRAARKNGESQDHIQLLDAWEETEDLYSARERAALALTEAVTVLTAGFVPDEVYDTAALHFTEAELAHLIGLITVINGWNRLMVSRRVPPGGCQS from the coding sequence ATGTCCGCGCTCAGCGCGGCCGCGAAGAAGGGGCTCGGCGATCCGGTCCTCGCCGAGCTGGTGATGATCCGCGCCTCGCAGATCAACCACTGCGCGTTCTGCCTCGACATGCACCTGCGGGCCGCCCGGAAGAACGGGGAGTCGCAGGACCACATCCAGCTGCTCGACGCCTGGGAGGAGACCGAGGACCTCTACAGCGCGCGGGAGCGGGCCGCACTGGCGCTGACCGAGGCGGTCACCGTGCTCACGGCCGGCTTTGTGCCGGACGAGGTGTACGACACCGCCGCCCTGCACTTCACCGAGGCCGAACTCGCCCATCTCATCGGCCTGATCACCGTCATCAACGGCTGGAACCGCCTGATGGTCAGCCGCCGTGTCCCGCCGGGGGGTTGTCAGTCATGA
- a CDS encoding carboxymuconolactone decarboxylase family protein, translating into MSTDISAGKSVEYAPEHTPRLQFAQHAPEVYKAMIRLDAAARQGLDPALYELVKIRASQINHCAFCLDMHTRDALAAGESVERIVQLSAWEESKHFYTEKELAAIELTEAVTVLTDGFVPDEVYDRAAKHFEEAELAQLIAGIMMINAWNRIGVTTRMVPGHYRPGQHK; encoded by the coding sequence ATGAGTACAGACATCAGCGCCGGGAAGTCCGTTGAGTACGCTCCCGAGCACACCCCCCGGCTGCAGTTCGCCCAGCACGCCCCCGAGGTCTACAAGGCGATGATCCGGCTGGACGCCGCCGCCCGGCAGGGGCTGGATCCCGCGCTGTACGAGCTGGTGAAGATCCGCGCCTCGCAGATCAACCACTGCGCCTTCTGCCTCGACATGCACACCAGGGACGCGCTCGCGGCCGGTGAGAGCGTGGAGCGGATCGTGCAGCTCAGCGCCTGGGAGGAGTCGAAGCACTTCTACACCGAGAAGGAGCTGGCGGCGATCGAGCTGACCGAGGCGGTCACCGTCCTGACCGACGGCTTCGTGCCTGACGAGGTGTACGACCGGGCCGCGAAGCACTTCGAGGAGGCCGAGCTGGCCCAACTGATCGCCGGGATCATGATGATCAACGCCTGGAACCGGATCGGCGTGACCACCCGGATGGTCCCCGGCCACTACCGGCCGGGACAGCACAAGTGA
- the pdxR gene encoding MocR-like pyridoxine biosynthesis transcription factor PdxR: protein MAESWATLGVDLHLEPTGSGGLRRGLTDALRDAVRTGRLAPGTRLPSSRSLAADLGIARNTVAEAYADLVAEGWLTARQGSGTRVAQGAATPSPGGPRGGGATPRREHPARPAYSLLPGSPDLAAFPRAEWLKAARRALATAPHDALGYGDPRGRAELRTALAGYLARARGVRTDPETVLITSGFLHALRIAGAVLRAHRVDTVAVESYGLDRHWDLLHRDGLATPALPYDELGTDTRVLGGAGAVLLTPAHQFPMGTPLHPDRRAAVVDWARRTGGLVLEDDYDGEFRYDRQPVGALQGLDPDHVVYFGTASKSLAPGLRLGWMVLPPALAQEAASVKGATDTVGALEQLTLAEFLTSGAYDRHVRSSRLRYRRRRDALAEAVAARSPEVTVTGIAAGLHAVLRLPPGLEQSVIQAAAWQGLALHGLAFHRHPQAVAAPQDALVVGYATPSDSAWAGALEALCRVLP, encoded by the coding sequence ATGGCAGAATCATGGGCCACTCTGGGCGTCGACCTGCACCTCGAACCGACCGGCTCCGGCGGGCTGCGCCGGGGCCTGACGGACGCCCTGCGGGACGCGGTCCGCACCGGCCGGCTCGCCCCCGGCACCCGGCTGCCCTCCTCCCGCAGCCTCGCCGCCGACCTCGGCATCGCCCGCAACACCGTCGCCGAGGCCTACGCGGACCTGGTCGCCGAGGGCTGGCTCACCGCCCGGCAGGGCTCCGGCACTCGGGTGGCTCAGGGCGCCGCCACCCCGTCCCCGGGCGGGCCCCGGGGCGGGGGAGCGACGCCCCGGCGCGAGCACCCCGCCCGCCCGGCGTACAGCCTCTTGCCCGGCAGTCCCGACCTGGCGGCGTTTCCGCGCGCGGAGTGGCTCAAGGCCGCCCGCCGCGCCCTCGCCACCGCCCCGCACGACGCCCTCGGCTACGGCGACCCGCGGGGCCGCGCCGAACTGCGCACCGCCCTCGCCGGTTACCTCGCGCGCGCACGCGGCGTCCGCACCGACCCCGAGACCGTGCTGATCACCTCCGGCTTCCTGCATGCCCTGCGCATCGCCGGCGCCGTGCTGCGAGCGCACCGGGTGGACACGGTGGCGGTCGAGTCGTACGGCCTCGACCGGCACTGGGACCTGCTCCACCGGGACGGACTCGCCACACCGGCTCTGCCGTACGACGAACTCGGCACGGACACACGGGTGTTGGGAGGCGCCGGTGCGGTGTTGCTGACCCCTGCGCACCAGTTCCCGATGGGCACGCCCCTGCACCCCGACCGGCGGGCCGCCGTCGTGGACTGGGCGCGGCGCACCGGCGGGCTGGTCCTGGAGGACGACTACGACGGTGAGTTCCGCTACGACCGCCAGCCCGTCGGGGCCCTGCAGGGACTCGACCCCGACCACGTCGTCTACTTCGGCACCGCCAGCAAGTCCCTGGCACCCGGGCTGCGCCTCGGCTGGATGGTGCTGCCGCCGGCCCTGGCGCAGGAGGCGGCCTCGGTCAAGGGCGCCACCGACACTGTCGGGGCCCTCGAGCAGCTCACCCTCGCCGAGTTCCTCACCTCCGGCGCGTACGACCGTCACGTCCGCTCCTCCCGCCTGCGCTACCGCCGGCGCCGCGACGCCCTGGCCGAGGCGGTCGCCGCCCGCAGCCCCGAGGTCACGGTGACGGGCATCGCCGCCGGCCTGCACGCGGTGCTCCGCCTGCCGCCGGGCCTGGAGCAGTCGGTGATCCAGGCCGCCGCCTGGCAGGGCCTGGCCCTGCACGGCCTCGCCTTCCACCGCCACCCGCAGGCCGTGGCCGCCCCGCAGGATGCCCTCGTGGTGGGATACGCGACCCCGTCGGACAGCGCGTGGGCCGGTGCGCTGGAGGCGTTGTGCCGGGTGCTGCCGTAG
- a CDS encoding DMT family transporter has translation MVCALGAAVCFGTATVLQAVAARTAGTGKGGEAALLLRALRQWRYIVGLSLDGIGFVFQIVALRSLPIYAVSAALASSLAVTAVVAARLLRVRLSGTEWGAVAVVCAGLAMLGLASGPEGKQDGSDTLRYVMLAVAVGMVLLALAGGRLSGRGRSLVLGLGAGFGFGVVEVSVRLIDSLRPAELLTNPATYALVIGSAAAFILLTSALHRGAVTTATAGIVIGETIGPAAVGVVWLGDRTREGLTWLAVLGFAVAVVGALALARFGEAPADTH, from the coding sequence ATGGTGTGCGCCCTTGGCGCGGCGGTCTGCTTCGGCACCGCGACGGTGTTGCAGGCGGTGGCCGCGCGGACGGCCGGAACGGGCAAGGGGGGCGAGGCGGCGCTGCTGCTGCGGGCGCTCAGGCAGTGGCGGTACATCGTCGGGCTGTCATTGGACGGGATCGGTTTCGTGTTCCAGATCGTGGCGCTGCGGTCCCTTCCGATCTACGCCGTCAGCGCCGCCCTGGCATCCAGCCTGGCGGTGACCGCCGTGGTCGCGGCGCGCCTGCTGCGGGTGCGGCTGAGCGGCACCGAGTGGGGCGCCGTGGCCGTGGTGTGCGCCGGTCTCGCGATGCTGGGGCTGGCGTCCGGGCCGGAGGGGAAGCAGGACGGGTCGGACACCCTGCGGTACGTGATGCTCGCGGTGGCGGTCGGCATGGTTCTGCTCGCGCTCGCAGGCGGGCGGTTGTCCGGGAGGGGGCGCTCGCTGGTACTGGGGCTGGGCGCCGGGTTCGGGTTCGGGGTGGTGGAGGTGTCGGTGCGTCTGATCGACTCGCTCCGGCCTGCGGAGCTGCTCACCAACCCGGCGACGTACGCGCTGGTCATCGGCTCCGCCGCCGCCTTCATACTGCTGACCTCCGCCCTGCACCGCGGTGCGGTGACCACGGCCACGGCCGGCATAGTGATCGGCGAGACGATCGGCCCGGCGGCGGTGGGCGTGGTCTGGCTCGGCGACCGCACGCGGGAGGGGCTGACCTGGCTGGCGGTGCTCGGTTTCGCGGTGGCCGTGGTCGGGGCACTGGCGCTCGCCCGCTTCGGCGAGGCCCCGGCGGACACCCACTGA
- a CDS encoding glutathionylspermidine synthase family protein, whose translation MERRTTTPRPGWQQTVEAQGLVYPLTRHPDGTLRPYWDESAYYVFGLDEVEALEETVEELHGMCLAAAGHIVAEDRLADLGITDPRLAAAVTEAWRRRVELPSVYGRFDLRYDGTGPAKLLEYNADTPTSLVEAASPQWFWMEDRFPGADQWNSLHERLVDAWRTQARLLPPGSPLHFAHSAADELGEDLMTVAYLKETAEQAGLDTDWLAMEEIGWDGLSGRFVDNRLRFIRSIFKLYPWEWLTADAFAGHVLDTLDNGGGTGSTLWIEPAWKMLLSNKALLAVLWELYPGHPNLLPAHLDGPRELAASEGYVAKPLLGREGAGVTVHPPGAPAVLRDEPCCYQQFAPLPAFDGNHVVLGAWVVRDEAAGLGIRESSGLITDEYARFVPHVIL comes from the coding sequence GTGGAACGCCGTACGACCACCCCCCGCCCCGGCTGGCAGCAGACCGTCGAGGCCCAGGGACTCGTGTATCCCCTCACCCGCCACCCCGACGGCACCCTGCGCCCCTACTGGGACGAGAGCGCCTACTACGTCTTCGGCCTGGACGAGGTGGAGGCGCTGGAGGAGACCGTCGAGGAACTGCACGGCATGTGCCTGGCCGCCGCCGGGCACATCGTGGCCGAGGACCGCCTGGCCGACCTCGGCATCACCGACCCGCGCCTGGCCGCGGCGGTCACCGAGGCCTGGCGGCGCAGGGTCGAACTCCCTTCCGTCTACGGCCGGTTCGACCTGCGCTACGACGGCACCGGCCCGGCGAAGCTCCTGGAGTACAACGCCGACACCCCGACCTCGCTGGTGGAGGCGGCCTCCCCGCAGTGGTTCTGGATGGAGGACCGCTTCCCCGGCGCCGACCAGTGGAACTCCCTGCACGAGCGGCTGGTCGACGCCTGGCGGACCCAGGCCCGGCTCCTGCCGCCCGGCAGCCCGCTGCACTTCGCGCACTCCGCGGCCGACGAACTCGGCGAGGACCTGATGACGGTCGCCTACCTGAAGGAGACCGCCGAACAGGCCGGCCTCGACACCGACTGGCTGGCCATGGAGGAGATCGGCTGGGACGGTCTCTCCGGCCGCTTCGTCGACAACCGGCTCCGGTTCATCCGGAGCATCTTCAAGCTCTACCCGTGGGAATGGCTTACCGCCGACGCCTTCGCCGGGCACGTCCTCGACACCCTCGACAACGGCGGCGGCACCGGCAGCACCCTGTGGATCGAACCCGCCTGGAAGATGCTGCTGAGCAACAAGGCCCTGCTGGCAGTCCTCTGGGAGCTGTACCCGGGCCACCCCAACCTCCTGCCGGCCCACCTCGACGGCCCGCGGGAGCTGGCGGCGAGCGAGGGCTACGTCGCCAAGCCCCTGCTCGGCCGCGAGGGCGCGGGCGTCACCGTGCACCCACCGGGCGCGCCCGCCGTCCTGCGCGACGAACCCTGTTGCTACCAGCAGTTCGCCCCGCTGCCCGCCTTCGACGGCAACCACGTCGTCCTCGGCGCCTGGGTCGTGCGCGACGAAGCGGCGGGCCTCGGCATCCGCGAGTCGTCGGGCCTGATCACGGACGAGTACGCCCGCTTCGTGCCGCACGTGATCCTCTAG
- the rocD gene encoding ornithine--oxo-acid transaminase — protein sequence MTASADLIATADAHCAPTYDPLPVVVATADGAWLTDVEGRRYLDLLAGYSALNFGHRNRRLLDAARAQLERVTLTSRAFLHDRFAAFCAELAELCGMEMVLPVNTGVEAVESAVKTARKWGYRVKGVPAEMAKIVVASGNFHGRTTTVISFSTDPEARADFGPYTPGFQIVPYGDLTAMRAALTENTVAVLLEPIQGESGVIVPPEGYLPGVRKLTRERNVLFVADEIQSGLGRTGRTFACEHEGVVPDMYVLGKALGGGIVPVSAVVSSAAVLGVFRPGEHGSTFGGNPLACAVALEVIAMLRTGEFQARAAELGARMHRTLAALPATGTVTAVRGRGLWAGVDIAPKIGTGRQVAERLMGRGVLVKESHGATIRLSPPLVIGEADLDRGLQQLADELGA from the coding sequence GTGACCGCTTCAGCCGACCTCATCGCCACCGCCGACGCGCACTGTGCGCCCACCTACGATCCGCTGCCGGTCGTCGTGGCCACGGCCGACGGGGCCTGGCTGACCGATGTCGAGGGCCGCCGGTACCTGGATCTGCTGGCCGGGTATTCGGCGCTGAACTTCGGGCACCGCAACCGGCGGCTGCTCGATGCGGCGCGGGCGCAGCTGGAGCGGGTGACGCTCACCTCCCGCGCCTTTCTGCACGACCGCTTCGCCGCGTTCTGCGCCGAGCTGGCGGAGCTGTGCGGGATGGAGATGGTGCTGCCCGTGAACACCGGCGTGGAGGCCGTCGAGAGCGCGGTGAAGACGGCCCGGAAGTGGGGGTACCGGGTCAAGGGCGTGCCCGCGGAGATGGCGAAGATCGTGGTCGCCTCCGGCAACTTCCACGGGCGTACGACGACCGTGATCAGCTTCTCGACCGACCCGGAGGCACGGGCGGACTTCGGGCCGTACACGCCGGGCTTCCAGATCGTGCCGTACGGCGATCTGACCGCGATGCGGGCGGCGCTGACGGAGAACACCGTCGCGGTGCTGCTGGAGCCGATCCAGGGCGAGTCCGGGGTGATCGTGCCGCCGGAGGGCTATCTGCCGGGGGTGCGGAAGCTGACGCGCGAGCGGAACGTGCTCTTCGTCGCCGACGAGATCCAGTCGGGACTCGGCCGCACCGGACGCACCTTCGCGTGCGAGCACGAGGGCGTGGTACCGGACATGTACGTGCTGGGCAAGGCGCTGGGCGGCGGGATCGTGCCGGTGTCGGCGGTGGTGTCGAGCGCGGCGGTGCTCGGGGTGTTCCGGCCGGGCGAGCACGGGTCGACGTTCGGCGGGAATCCGCTGGCCTGCGCGGTGGCACTCGAGGTGATCGCGATGCTGCGTACCGGCGAGTTCCAGGCGCGGGCGGCCGAGCTGGGCGCGCGGATGCACCGGACGCTGGCGGCCCTGCCGGCCACGGGCACGGTGACGGCGGTGCGCGGGCGCGGGCTGTGGGCGGGCGTCGACATCGCCCCGAAGATCGGCACGGGGCGGCAGGTCGCGGAGCGGCTGATGGGACGCGGGGTGCTGGTGAAGGAGAGCCACGGCGCGACCATCCGGCTCTCCCCGCCCCTGGTGATCGGCGAGGCGGACCTGGACCGGGGTCTGCAGCAGCTGGCGGACGAACTGGGTGCCTAG